The genomic segment GTAGTTCAGTGGGAGTGTCTCAGAAGACTCACACAGTCGGGCCGGTCTCTCCTCCACAGGTAAGGGACTTCTCTGATCTGCATCAACATCCCCTTCAGGTTGACTATGACCACTGCCCCCAGCACCGACTGTCAACACAGAGGGAAAAGGTCAGGCAATGACATCTTTGATGATCAGTCACAAGAGTTGCACAAGACTTCCATCTAAATTCCAGTGCTCCTATCTACTTCATACAGTGTGATTCAATACATAATGTTCGAATCTTAGATGTTAAGTCCCCTATATGGGCGGTTCTGGACTGGTTCCGACTGACATTTTGGTGAATGCCTTAGGGTCCAGTGCAATATAATGCCAGAAAGACCCATCTGTCTGCTCTCCGCTTCTGCTCTCTCAGCGGAGCTGACTTGAAGTGTCAGGTTTCAGACCCCACATTTGCATAGGAAGTGACATGTCACATTTTCTGACCTATCCAGACAAAGAATCGATTTAAATGACAGAGCCCATATAAGGTGAAAGTCTAGTGAATCCAACGGTTGTCCTTTCATCTCACTTGAATATTCTCAGCTGGATTTAAGAGCTCTCAACATGAAAACATATTAAATTGTTTCATAGAAATGAAACAAGAACACTTTCTCTTGGTCACAGACAGACAAAATCACTTAGTGCTTAAAGCTGAAGTTGTAGCGAGTCTGCACACATTTGAATGGTGTCCCTGCGCTGCTCAGTGGACTTTTATGAAATAGTGTTATATGAAATTGTGCAAACATTGTATTCCCACTATGTATGATCAAATTTATTTTATAGTTACAAGAAAGGTGAAATCTTATGGTAAGTAGTTTATCATTTGCTTGTTACTATATTTAGGAAGCATTTCAGTATTTTCAAGCCCTATTGCCCCACTTTTATTGAATAAGAAAAACAAATGTGATTTTCAATATTTTCATATTATATTTGTACTATGTACTtcagcttgtgtcctcaaaagtgagtacacctcagcaatttataaaactttattattattatttttttttacagaaaggtGAGTTCCAGAACTTTCTAAAACTATGCAATATTACCAATTATTGTTTATGGCCATCTCATGAAAAATAATTAAATTTGGGTATGTCTATTTTGGCAGAAATCAAAATGTTGCCCTATCATTCAACTCCTAAAGCCAATTATATTGTAAATACTGAGTGAGTTTTACCTTTGGGAGTGGCTCCAATAAGAACCCGATAGCCAAGGTGACGACCATCACGATGAGCGCTGACAGTAGACCAGCGATCTGAAATGATGAAATTACACTTTATTTGACTCACATTTAGCTATTCACAAAACAACTACAGATAAGCACTGTTTAAGCAGTGTTTcccttatatttatatatttaatatatatatatatatatatatatatattatcattaTTTTAACATTCTTTTTTAACTTGGTGCATTGTAACTCTGAGCCAAGTCTATCATTCCTCACTATGTACTGTAGGTCATGAGTCACGACAAACTATATCACATTCTCTCTCCCATTTGTACAATTCGATATGGTTTGGACTATGATAAGTTATCAGTTATTATTACAATAAAGATAGGGAGACCCAAATAGGTCAATATTTCACAACATTTACAGTTACATCTCTTGGATAAAGAACTTGTACAGGAAGGAATTCTAAGTAtggttgtgtgtctgtattcTCAGACAGCCTCTTGGTTTAGTAGTTTACCTGGGTTTTACCACCTGTACTCTCCTGTACCGCACTCCTGGAGAGAGCTGTGCTTGCTGCAAACGACTTAAAGGCTGCTCCAATGATGTTACTGGCCCCAAAAGCTATCAGCTCCTAGAGAGCAAAACAAGCACAAGTACATGTTCTGGAACCGTTGATATTAGTTCAAGTCTTATGTTGATAGTTTGTATTAGGCTGACACCCCTCATTCACAAGCAACAATAATCACATTTTTCTGTACCACCTCGGCTTCCAACCCCTCCTCCTAATGTTCTGGTTTTGGGACTCACCTGATTTCCATCTATAATGTAATCGTGTTTGACTGAGTAGACCTTGGCGACAGAGAAGGCTACAGCAAAGCCCACTATGGCCATAGGGAACGCCTCAACAGCAGTCTGCCCGAAGATCTGCATGTTCGGGCCCATAGGGGACTCATACCTAACAGATTGAGAGGGAGAGGTATTGTTAGATTATTTTCCCATCTATTCTCAGCCATTTTAACATGCAACAAACATCTTTTTATATGTGCTTACCCCACTGGAATACGGCCGACAACATCAACTTTATAATTCACCCGGAAGTTGAATGCATAGGAAACGCCACAAGCGATGACAGTCTGCCAAAGTCATTACCAAAATCAATGTATCAGTTATTAGCATGACTAATGCAATCTGGTGATAAAACAGTATATTTCAAGAGAATCTGGTTACCTTGTCAACTTTAACACAAAGCTGTGACACACTGCAGGCCTATAATACATCAGTACAAATTCATGCATTTTCCTACAATTCACCTGATTGTCCTCATCTGCCATACTGTGAGTCAGTGTGAGAATAAAACATCAATACTGTACATTTCGCAAAAGCTGGCTCCTTCAATATACTCTTTTGGGTACCATGCAGAACCCTCTATGTAAAAGGTTATACATGGAAATCAAAATGGCtctacctgtaaccaaaaagggttatacctggaaacaaaaagggttctcctatgggaacagccgaagatccctttcaggttctagatagcacattttATTCTAAGATAGGAACAAGAGAGTGACTGTTCAGGATAAGAATAGCAATGCTTCCCGATGCTTATCTGTGATAATATGATCTGTACTTTGTGCAAGTGCATACTCACATTCAAATGTATATTAAATCGTGAGACACATCTCCATAAACAGTGCCCTGCATGGCAACACCGTTTTCTTATCTCtttgaaaaaaaggtgctatctagaacctaaaagggttcttctgctgtcccaGTAGGATAAACctttgtagaacccttttggttccaggtagaacccttttgtttCCAGATAAACCCCATTGGGTtattttttctaagaatgtaaaTTCAATGGTGCCCCAATTGAGGCTTGTTCTCGCCACACTGTTTCCCAATTCTGATCTGTGTATGCTGACATATAGACCTGTAGCCCCGGttgtgatgacatagtgcacacatTGCCACTCACCATGATAACCTCTATGGGGATTGGAACAGGCAGCTTGGCTTTGTATCTATCGTTGATCTCCTTCACTATGAACACCACCACCATGATCAATATGGACGTCACCAGGTCACACACGTTGGTCTTCTCAATCTGGACAAAGATCTTCTCCAGGGTCTGAGGAAGACGTCAGTTAATATTGATGACAGTAATGAAGAACCAGTTACAGGGTGTGAGAGTTCAGTCAGAGGTCTCTACACCAAGCCATGACTCATGAATTATAGCTTTTTCTGAAATCTTGTGGGCACTTGAGGAAGACCTGTGCTTAACTGTGTAAGATAAGATACAATGAGACACTTGTTTAGCTTATCAACACTCTTTTATTCCTCAGAGCTTTAGAAACCGATCAGATATGAGGGATAAGATTTGAGGGAGTTAATGAATATATATCTGTCATAGCTAAGCCATTACATATTTGGATATCAGTTGAAAAAATCAGACTGTTGCATTGAAAGACATttgacctcatcctgtctctctttctggactcacATAAACGATGGACAGCGGTCCACTGAGTCCCGGCACCACCAGGCCCAACACAAACTTCAGCTGGGACACCAGGATGTGGACAGCAGCCGCGGTGGTGAACCCAGACACCAGCGTGTCTGACAGGTACATGACGATGAAGCCTACCTGCAGCAGACCCATGGTCAGctgggagagaagcagaggactCATGTTAGAATATGGGAGAATTGTTCATTTTAGATTTAGATTACAGAGAGATACCATATGAGTAATGTACAGTACATGAGTGATAATGTTGAGGTAATGATGGTGTTTTACCTGCATTATCCCCATGAGGAAGGTGACAGAGGCGGCCACCATTACTCTCTGCTCATCGCTGGTCAGCCCCTCAAACCCAGTGATGTTGACTGGGGGGCCTTCGTCAGGCACAAGCCTCGTCACCACTGCACCCACCATGAGGCTCAGAACAGGGAACGCCCCTGGAGTGAGTGgggtgaggagaaagagagaggaagtgaagatGAGGAAACAGTGGATGGAAAGTGGAGAGGTGGGCAGAGAGAGGGCGGTAAGTACAGTAAAAAGGTGTGATAGCTTGTGATGGTCAGAGCAAAACActgtatacgcacacacacacacacacacacacacacacacacacacacacacacacacacacacacacacacacacacacacacacacacacacacacacacacacatacacacacacagtacttacCTACTGAGATATGTCTGGAAGTGCCAAGGAAGAAGTAGACGATCACTGGGAAGAAGGCAGTGAAGAGTCCGtaccatggagggagggaggccagcAGGGAGTATGCCAGACCTGTCaatcaaacaaaaa from the Oncorhynchus tshawytscha isolate Ot180627B linkage group LG33, Otsh_v2.0, whole genome shotgun sequence genome contains:
- the LOC112247329 gene encoding chloride anion exchanger-like isoform X2, which translates into the protein MRRSTGTIRPCGTMSSSISRLAYSLLASLPPWYGLFTAFFPVIVYFFLGTSRHISVGAFPVLSLMVGAVVTRLVPDEGPPVNITGFEGLTSDEQRVMVAASVTFLMGIMQLTMGLLQVGFIVMYLSDTLVSGFTTAAAVHILVSQLKFVLGLVVPGLSGPLSIVYTLEKIFVQIEKTNVCDLVTSILIMVVVFIVKEINDRYKAKLPVPIPIEVIMTVIACGVSYAFNFRVNYKVDVVGRIPVGYESPMGPNMQIFGQTAVEAFPMAIVGFAVAFSVAKVYSVKHDYIIDGNQELIAFGASNIIGAAFKSFAASTALSRSAVQESTGGKTQIAGLLSALIVMVVTLAIGFLLEPLPKSVLGAVVIVNLKGMLMQIREVPYLWRRDRPDCVVWVVTCLASILLGLDLGLAVGLGIELLTVVFRAQFPRCSVLANITGTDIYKDRKDYMSIYEPEGVKIFRIPSPIFFANIDFFRGKLVEAVGFNPLRVLRKRNKALRMIRKLLKKGELQMTSKGLLLISSGPIEESEDESNMEELDQPTDFKDLPVQVNWNSELPANIHVPRVDVHSLILDFSAVSFLDISALKGLKAALKELIRVEVEVYIVACDAYILKKLHSCMFFDDEVKSSMFFLTLHDAMLHILEKHPVNSENTKVCEKVITTATIHGNQCNGVSSLRSRDRFVHVSESETKF